From the Alkaliphilus flagellatus genome, the window TTCCGCGTCTATCAAGAAAATTTTGTTTAGAAAATTGATGGGAGTTTTTTACCGCCACATCTAAAAATTCCTTAACGAGACCTTTATATCGTATCACTTCACTTAGATGGAGTTTTTCATTTATCTTTTCTGATTGAGCTGTAATTTGAGTAAATAACTTTTCTAAGTGATCTCTTACTTGCTCTGATTTTATATTTTGAAACTTTTCAACAAATTGACTGTTACGGACTTCGGATCTTTTATTTGAAGTATTAACTACATTTCCCATTTCTACAGGACCAATGCCTTTAATAGAATCCATTCTCAAAACACCTTCCTTTATACCTTCTATTATATACTATCGGCAAAATAAGTGAAATACATTAGGGCTTTAACATTAGATATATAATTATAGAAATTAAAGAAAATCTGATTAAATGTCGATAACTATTTGAGAGAAGAAGTAAATATAGATTGAGGGTGAAACTTTTGATGAATAATAATATATGGAGAAAAGGTGTATATAGCAATGTGATCAATTCATATATGAAAACACCAAGCAATTCTAAAATAAAAGGAACCTTGCTGGAGATAAATGAAAATAGAATAAAGCTTAGTATTGGGGATCAAAAAGCATTAGACATTACTCTAAATAAGCCATTAAAGGCAGAGATAGGAGATACTGTAGTAATAGATAGGAAAGATATAGTAAAGTCACAAATGGTTAATGTGGTAGAGACGCAGTCTATCAAAAACTCTCAAAGTAAGTATGATTATATTTTAAGCTCCTTAGGTATTCCTAAAAAAGAAGAGAGTATTTGGGCTGTAAAAACTTTAGATAACCATGGTGTAGATATTACGAAAGAAAATATATTATCCTTCATGTCTGCAAAGGATCAGCTGGGAAGTATAAGTGAAAAGCTAGATTATGACACTGTTATTAAGCTCAAAGATAAAGATGTAGATTTTGAAAAGGAGTCCCTTCAAAAAGTGCTACAGGAAATGCAAAATGTACAGGGAGAAAAGCGGTCTTTTTCACTTTTACGATTTTTAGGTATAAAAAAAGATATGACTACAGAAGAAGCTGAAAAAATTGCCTATAATTTATATGGAAGCAAGATGGGTAAGGATATTACAGATATAATTAAGGCTCTAGATAAAGCTGGACTAGAGCCTACAAAGGAAAAGATAGAAGAGATAAATACTATATTTTCAAAGCTAAACAATATCGAAAATATAGAAGATAAAACTATAATTGATAGTTTGAAAAATAAAATAGAGACATCTATAGATAATCTATACAAACTAAAAAATGCAGTGGTAAGAGGTGCCATACATGCTGAGGAAAAGCTAGGGCAGCTAGCGAGTAAAGTATATGGAGCATATAGTGGTGCAGTCAGTTCTGTAACGGAAAGGGATCTTAGTCAAATAGAAGAAGATATTCGAGGCCGATTAGAGGAATTGGGCATAAAAGCCACAGAAGAATTAGTAAAACTATCAAAGGATGTTATAGCTAGAGGATTAGATTTAACTAAGGAAAACTTAGAGAAAATAATGGCTGTAAAGGGCGCAATTGCAGAACTTAGCTCTAGTCTGGACTATGAAAAAACTGCTCTATTAATGGCTTCTGGTGTAATAGTAGAGAAGGTAGATGTTGCAGAACTTGTTAATATGGTGGGTGTAGCTGAAGGCTCGGCTGAGGAAGGTATTAGTTTAGGTTTAAATAGACTTGAGATACTGGAATTAATTGAGAATATAGATATAAAGACATTAGCTCTACATATGAAGCTAAGTCTACCGACTACCCTAGAGAGTTTAAATATTACTCAGAGCCTACTAGATGGTGATATTACAGTAGAGGAATGGATAAACACTTTAAGTTCTTTAGATGGTGCAGGAGATATACTATCTAAAACAGATGAATCTAACCTAATAGCTATATTAGATAGGCTAGCTAATAATGAAACAGGAGAGCTAGATATAGCTGCTCAAACTTATTTAAGATCGAATGGTGATAAACTAGGCCCTATAATGGATGAAGGTTATAGAAGTGAAATGGCCAAGGCACTACTTCAAAATGGTATTACTCTTAATAATATAAATATGCAGGAAATCTATATGACTAAAAAAAGTTTAGATAGAGTTTCAGATAATCTAACATCTGATGTACTCCAAATAGCCACAGAGGAAGGTACGGCAGTAGAAAAGCTAAGCTTAAGTAGATTAGCTGATATGGCAACTTCCTTAAATGGAGATAAACTCAAAAAGGATGAAGGAACTGAAACCACTTTAAGAAATACTGTCCATGTAGCTGAGACAGTAGACAAGATGAAGGATATGGTGGATGCTTTAAAACAGATTTCTCCTGAAAGGCGAGATAGCATAATTTCTTTATTAATGAAAAATGCAATGCCTTTAACATTAAAAGAAGTTCGAAATTTATCATTTTTTTTAAGTAACGAGAGGCAGATAGGCCAGCAACTCGATGAAATATTGGACCTAATTGATAAAAATAATAATGATGATGTTATTAAGCTTTCTGAAGAACTTAAAAAAAATCTCATAAAAATAAACAGAGATATTAAAGATGGCAAGCAAATAGGAGAACGGCCTTATGAGGAGTTTTCCAGAATGCTTAAAGAGTTGGAAAGCAAGTCCTCCTTCTTGTCTAGCGGAGAGAGGACAGCGCTACAAAAAAGTGCTGAAAAATTACTGGATTCTTTGGAACTACAACTTCATCTAAATAGAGAAGATACACTGTTGCAGCTTCCCTTGATGATGGGAGATCAATTTAAAAATCTTCAGATGTATATTATGAGAGATAAAAAGGGTAGCAAAAAAATTGATCCGAAGAATATGTCTGTACTATTAAACTTTGATACAAACAATATGGGTAATGTAAATATTTATGTGGCAGTTAATTATAAAAATATAGTCATGAAGATGGGATTAACTAATAAGGATGACCAGAGTCTTGTTGAAAGCTACTCTAAGGAACTAGAAAAGTATTTAGAAGACTTAGGTTATGATCTAAAGGATTTATCCTTTAGAATAGATGAAGATAATCATATCACTTCTATGATTAAAGAAACTGAAGGTAGCCATCGTACACTAAAAAATCTACTTGATGTGAAGATTTAGAATAGGAGTGATATGGTGGAGAAAAAAGCCAGGGTAAGACAGGCTGTAGCCCTTAAATATGATTTAGAAAAAGATAGCGTTCCTATTATTACCGCTTCTGGACTAGGCACAGTGGCAGATAAAATTGTAGAAAAAGGAATAGAAAGTGATGTTGCTATATACGAGGATGAGAGGCTGGTGAAGGAATTGCTTCAATTTAAAGTAGGTACAGAAATACCACCAGAGCTTTATGAAATCGTGGCTCAAGTCCTAGTTTTTATAGAAAATATAGATCAAAAAAAAGGTTCTGCAAAATACACTAAATATTACTAGTAAAATCTATAAAGATTTTGATAGAAATAGACGATAACTATTCTAGTGAGCAATTATTAAAACTAATTATTGTAGATAGTATTTTTACTATACGAATATTTGCATCAATGAAATATGAATTTTAGATTGAGTTGTAGTTGTAAATGAATTAATATAAAAAAACAATATAAACTTAAATTTCAAGGGGGAAACAAAATGCGTATAAACAATAATATACCTGCACTTAATTCACATAGAATGCTGAATAGAAGCTCCAATGCATCTGCAAAAGTATTGGAGAGGCTTTCTTCTGGTAAAAGAATTAACCGTGCTGCAGACGATGCAGCAGGAATGGCTATTTCAGAAAAGATGAAAGCCCAAGTAAACGGACTTAAAATAGCTTCAAGAAATGCCCTAGATGGTATATCTTTAATACAAACTGCGGAAGGGGCTATGAATGAGGTTCATGCAATGCTTCAACGTATGAGAGAGTTAGCTGTACAAACCTCAAATGGAGTTTATGAAGAGGATGATATAGAATCTGTTAATAACGAAATACAGGAATTATTAGAGGAAATAGATAATATAGCAAAGACTACTCAATTTAATGGTAAAAATATTTGTACCGCTGAAGATAAAAGCGGTAAAGCTGTTGATTTAAATCTTCAACTTCAAATTGGGGCTAACGAAGGAGAAGTAATGGATTTCAATCTTGTGGATATTCGGGCATCTGTTTTAGGCAAGGATACTAGTGTTTCTGGTGATACAGCGATTAATGATTTAGATATCAAAACCAATGAAGATGCTTCTAAGGCTATCACAAAAATAGATGTAGCCATTAAACAGATATCAGAAGGCCGTTCAAAACTAGGAGCAACTCAAAATAGGCTAGAGCATACTATTGCTAATGTAGACAATGCTGCAGAAAACTTAACTGCTGCTCTATCTCGTATCGAGGATACTGATATGGCATTAGAGATGTCTGAGTTTACTAAGTATAATATTCTAGTCCAAGCTGGTACTGCAATGCTTGCTCAAGCAAATCAGAGACCGCAAACTATATTACAACTTTTAGGAAACTAATTAGAAACCGCATGAATGTATATTTTACATATAGTTTTAATACTATAAAACTATATATGTAACGAGGTGAAAAAATGATAGAAAAGGAATACCTAGCTAATCGGGTATCTAATGCCAACGATACACAGCTAGTTGTGTTAGTATATGAAGGACTAATAGATACAATAAAATCTGCTATTGAAGATATTGAGTCTAAAAGTCTAGACAAGCTAAATATTTCTATTAATAAAATTAGAGAAATTTTAGCAGAACTACTTGCAACCCTTCAAGGCGACTCTGAAGTTGCTAGTAATTTAAGAAGTATTTATGTTTATTTAAATAAAATAGTTACAGAAGCTGAATCGAAATGTGATAAAGGAAAGCTGGAGGAAGCTATTAAAGTAATAACTCCTCTATATGAAGCATGGCAGGAGCTTGGAGAAAAAGACGAGGTATCTGTAACATCCTCACAAGTAGGTACAAAATCTACTAATGGACCAGCTATTGTTGCAGGTATGACCTATGGAAAGAGTCAGCTTAATGACTATGTAATCAATAACGATGATAGATGGCAAAAGGGTTAAAATAACAATAATGAAGCATCCTAGTCTTAGTAGAGTGTAAGAACATTCTAAAGACTAGGATGTTTTTTAATAGCCTTAGGATCCAGTATATTCGATAGTATCAGACGAAATTTTGAAATTTTTTCTAAAATTAAGTATCCTTATGATATAATAACCCTATAAAAAATGAGAGAGGAGAATTTTATGGATATTATAAGACAGCTGATTAAAGAGTTCGGCATAAAAGAAAGTCAAGTAAGCAGCACTATTCAATTAATAGATGAGGGGAACACTATTCCTTTTATTGCTAGATATAGAAAAGAAATGACTGGTGGATTAAGCGACGAGGTTTTAAGAGATCTTTATGACAGACTTACATATTTAAGAAACTTAGAAGCTAGAAAAGAAGAAGTCATAAGATTGATTAATGAGCAAGGAAAGTTGACTGAAGAATTAAAAAAGGATATATTAGAGGCTGATGTGCTTCAGAAAATAGAAGATCTATATAGACCATTTAGAGCTAAAAGAAGAACTAGAGCTACTATTGCAAAGGAAAAAGGTCTAGAGCAATTAGCCGAGTTAATATTAGAGCAAAGTGTTATGCAGGGAACTATTGAGGATATAGCTCTGCCCTTTATTAATGAGGAGTTAGAGGTAAGTACTGTGGAAGATGCAATAAATGGAGCAAAAGATATAATAGCCGAAATTATATCCGATAATGCAGAGTATAGAGAAAATATAAGAAATATGA encodes:
- a CDS encoding YaaR family protein: MDSIKGIGPVEMGNVVNTSNKRSEVRNSQFVEKFQNIKSEQVRDHLEKLFTQITAQSEKINEKLHLSEVIRYKGLVKEFLDVAVKNSHQFSKQNFLDRRGRHRVYSVVKNVDRELEAITKEFLNKEVDRLSIVKRLDDIRGMLLDVFM
- a CDS encoding flagellin N-terminal helical domain-containing protein — protein: MRINNNIPALNSHRMLNRSSNASAKVLERLSSGKRINRAADDAAGMAISEKMKAQVNGLKIASRNALDGISLIQTAEGAMNEVHAMLQRMRELAVQTSNGVYEEDDIESVNNEIQELLEEIDNIAKTTQFNGKNICTAEDKSGKAVDLNLQLQIGANEGEVMDFNLVDIRASVLGKDTSVSGDTAINDLDIKTNEDASKAITKIDVAIKQISEGRSKLGATQNRLEHTIANVDNAAENLTAALSRIEDTDMALEMSEFTKYNILVQAGTAMLAQANQRPQTILQLLGN
- a CDS encoding DUF6240 domain-containing protein; the encoded protein is MNNNIWRKGVYSNVINSYMKTPSNSKIKGTLLEINENRIKLSIGDQKALDITLNKPLKAEIGDTVVIDRKDIVKSQMVNVVETQSIKNSQSKYDYILSSLGIPKKEESIWAVKTLDNHGVDITKENILSFMSAKDQLGSISEKLDYDTVIKLKDKDVDFEKESLQKVLQEMQNVQGEKRSFSLLRFLGIKKDMTTEEAEKIAYNLYGSKMGKDITDIIKALDKAGLEPTKEKIEEINTIFSKLNNIENIEDKTIIDSLKNKIETSIDNLYKLKNAVVRGAIHAEEKLGQLASKVYGAYSGAVSSVTERDLSQIEEDIRGRLEELGIKATEELVKLSKDVIARGLDLTKENLEKIMAVKGAIAELSSSLDYEKTALLMASGVIVEKVDVAELVNMVGVAEGSAEEGISLGLNRLEILELIENIDIKTLALHMKLSLPTTLESLNITQSLLDGDITVEEWINTLSSLDGAGDILSKTDESNLIAILDRLANNETGELDIAAQTYLRSNGDKLGPIMDEGYRSEMAKALLQNGITLNNINMQEIYMTKKSLDRVSDNLTSDVLQIATEEGTAVEKLSLSRLADMATSLNGDKLKKDEGTETTLRNTVHVAETVDKMKDMVDALKQISPERRDSIISLLMKNAMPLTLKEVRNLSFFLSNERQIGQQLDEILDLIDKNNNDDVIKLSEELKKNLIKINRDIKDGKQIGERPYEEFSRMLKELESKSSFLSSGERTALQKSAEKLLDSLELQLHLNREDTLLQLPLMMGDQFKNLQMYIMRDKKGSKKIDPKNMSVLLNFDTNNMGNVNIYVAVNYKNIVMKMGLTNKDDQSLVESYSKELEKYLEDLGYDLKDLSFRIDEDNHITSMIKETEGSHRTLKNLLDVKI
- a CDS encoding EscU/YscU/HrcU family type III secretion system export apparatus switch protein; the encoded protein is MEKKARVRQAVALKYDLEKDSVPIITASGLGTVADKIVEKGIESDVAIYEDERLVKELLQFKVGTEIPPELYEIVAQVLVFIENIDQKKGSAKYTKYY
- the fliS gene encoding flagellar export chaperone FliS; the encoded protein is MIEKEYLANRVSNANDTQLVVLVYEGLIDTIKSAIEDIESKSLDKLNISINKIREILAELLATLQGDSEVASNLRSIYVYLNKIVTEAESKCDKGKLEEAIKVITPLYEAWQELGEKDEVSVTSSQVGTKSTNGPAIVAGMTYGKSQLNDYVINNDDRWQKG